Genomic DNA from Paenibacillus sp. KS-LC4:
GACGGCAATGATTAATTTTATTCTGATTGTCATTGTGGTTATAGCTATTATCGGATTTCTATATTTCTGGATGACGAAGCGGAACTCAAAGGAAGAATCCGCTAACTATTTGAAATACGACATGAATGAAATTGTTGTGTTTATTAGAAAAGCTTTCGAAGAAATTATCGCTTCCTCTTTATATGAGGGCAGTCCAGGCGTGGAAGAATACAATCGTAGGAAGGCGCGCAGGAGGGAATTGCAGAAGGCGCTGCGTTCCTGTATGCACGGTGACCTGTCAGCCAAGAAGTTTGTAAAGCTTTATATGCGAGACTTATTATTGAATACTTATGGATTAAATGAGACTAATGTGAATACCGTTATTAGATTCGATAATATGGATAAGCTCAGCTCTCAGGATTGTTTTGAAATCTTATTGCATGTTTTTCAGAAAGATCATCGCCAAGAGGCTTTTAACAAGCTCATTGATAAATATGATTTAGACCAGCTCGTAAAGCTGGAGGATGGCTCAAAAGGCTATCGTATAACGGAAGAACAAATTCGCAGCATTTATCTGGCGGAAAAGCCGAGGCTTACCTTTCAGGATAAGGTCGACATTATTGTACAAAGAGCCTATCAAATATATAAAGGCTTAGGTGCTATTGATGAGCTCCGTGATCAGAATATAGACGGAATTAATGGCGGAACAAGCGGTATGCCTCCAGATGTCGTGCAAAATATTGATATTAATAACTATGTAAATCAACAAAGATTTATTGCGAGGTCCTATGATGCCATATGGATATTTTATCGGGGAAAATCCTTGCAGCTGGAGTTTCTGAGCTTCGGCTCCGAGCAAGAATTAAAGCGTGTTTGCCAAAATATTTATGGGTTTGGCAATCCGGGACAGCTCAATGAGGCTAGAGGCTACATTATTAACGATATGGCGGATGGCAGCCGGGTCGTTGTCGTCAGACCGAAAATGGCGGAAAGCTGGGCCTTCTTCGTTCGAAAATTTAATGATTCGCTTACTGATTTGGAAGAGCAGATTAAGGATGAAGGATCTGAGCTCGTTATTAATATGCTCATTTATCTTATTTTGGGGCATCAGGTTACAGCTATAACCGGTCGTCAGGGCTCGGGTAAAACAACACTGCTTAAGGCTTTAATCAAATATATTTATGCCAAAAACATACGGATTCAGGAGACGTCGTTTGAAATTTGGGCGCGAAAAATGTATCCTCACAAAAATATTCTCTCCTTTAGAGAAACGCCAACCGTTAGTGGGCAAGACGGGCTGGATGTTCAGAAGAAGACGGACGGTGCGGTTAACATTGTCGGTGAGGCGGCTACGCATTCTGTTGTTAGTTATGTCATTCAGGCAGCGCAGGTTGCTTCGGAGTATACCTTATTCACGCATCATGGCAAAACATTAGCCAATTTGATTAATGCCCTCCGTAACAGCTTGATTGCTTCGGGCGCTTTTTCCAATGAGAAAATAGCCGAAAGTCAGGTTGTTGAGGCATTGGGCTTTAATGTTCATTTGGTTCTTCGCTCGGGGAAACGGTTCGTTGAGCGCATCACGGAAATCATTCCTGTTGATACCCAATATGAATATCCAAAAACGTATAAAGAGGCTGAAAATGTAACCGATAAGCTGGATGCTTTTATGGATACGATGACCGAATATTTTGGCCGCGTAACGGATCGACAGTCCTATCAATATAGAGACGTAATTGTTTGGGAAAATGATAAATACGTGGTGAAGGATAGAATAACAGCGCGTAAAGCGGAAGAAATGCTCAAAAATATGGATCATGATGATGCCGAAAGCTTTAAAGCCTTTTTATTGGCCCATTGGGGGGAAGCGGCATGAGTTTGCAATCCATACTGCTGATTATCATTTTGATTTCAGTTGGTTTGCTTTTAGCCTTATTAGCTGTTTACGTATGGGTTCAAAACAAGCTGAAGGGCTCGCAATATAAGGAACAGAGAAGATTAAAAGCGTTGCTCCCTTCTAAGCCCAAAGAACGCAAATGGCTGGAGCTTGCGCTGACTGCTTATCCTATATTGGATGAAATTCCTTTTGTGCGTAATGTGCTTCATCGCATGAGAGTGAGATTGACCGTTATTCATGCAGGCAATGACACGGTTATACGAAGCCAAGCGGCGGCTCTGACTATAGGCATAATGGCTTGTGTGCTTTTGCTTAGTATTGTTTCTTTCTTATGGACCTCCTCTTGGTTCAGCAGAATGTCGATTGTGCTAGTCTCCGTTTATTTAAGCGGTGTGCTGAGTGATATTTTTATCGGTCGCTTAAGCAAGCAAATTTTATATGATCAGTCATCCATGATTTTGGATATCAGACATCAGTATCATCAAACCCACATGGTGCTGGTTAGTTTGGAAAATGCTGCAGAGCGCTCAAAACCGCTTGTTGCGGAGCATGCGAGGAAAATCGCCAACATATTAGGTGCTGTAGACCCGCAAGACGAGCTGCAAAAATATTATGATACGGCACCAAATCGCTACATGAAGCAACTGGCAGGTGTCAGCTACAAAATTGGTGAGTATGGCGATGTAGATATTCATAAAGGCGAAAAATCCATTTATTTAGCGATGCTCGGCAATATTCGTGAAGAAATTCATCTGGATATTAATCGCAGAGAGCGAATTGATCGCTTATTGGCTGGTATTGTCTTTGTAGCTGTTTCTCCTATTTTTATGCTTGATCCCATCCGCAATTGGGCCGAAAGCATGTTTCCGATTGTATCGGATTATTATAATTCCGCCTGGGGCTTGTATTCGCTAATTCTGCTCTACATTGTTTTTGCAACCTCCTTTATTGCCTTGCGAATTTTGAAAGGGGTAGATGGAGATGCGCAGGCGGTTAAAGATGAGGGGAAATGGCTGAATCGTTTGCTCAAGATTAAAGGGATAAAACAGCTGGTTGGGCGGATTACGCCCGCTGAGCATGATGCTCTCCATTTAAAAGCATTGAATAGACTGAAAGAAGCAAACTCATCGCTTACGATTCACGCCTATTATTTGCAAAAAATAATTGTCTCTGTAGTCGCGTTTTTGGTCATTATCGTATTTCAGGTTTCCATTCATCAGACGATCAAGCATAACGTGCTGGAGCCCAATATAGCGATTACTACGGGAGGAAACCAGCCTGAATCGCAAAGATTGCTAAGCGAGGAACGTTATCGGTTTGAAAATTCACTTGTTGGCGAGCTGGTAGCTAAAGATATTCCTCCAGATGAAGCATCAGCCTATATTTATAAAAATCTTCAAAATAAAAACTACTTGCCGGAGGGCTTGGATGAAGCTAAATACGCCGCTGGCCTTATGGAGCGGGTAGAGGCATACAAGAGTGAATATTATAAATGGTATGAATTAATAATTGCCTTTTGCATAGCGTTGGCCTTTTTCTACTCTCCTGACGTCTACATGGTTATACAGAAGCAAATTAGAAAATGGGAAATGCAAAATGAAGTAGATGGATTTAATACGCTGTCTATGATGTTATCCAACTTTCCGAATATTAGCGTATACGAAATCATTGAGTGGCTTCATCGCTATAGTTACATTTTCGAAAGGCAATTGCTGCGCTGTATGCTGGATTATGAGGCTGGAGCATGGGGAGCGATAGAGCAGTTGAAGGACGATGCGCGCTTTGTGCCGTTGGAACGGCTGGCAGATCGTTTGCAGGTTGCTGCTGACTTGATTCCTGTGAAAGAAGCCTTCGATGATATGGAGGCGGAAAGAGCCTTTGCTATGGATCAGCGCAAGGAACACTATGAGAAGACGATTAGCACGAAGAGCACACTGGGAAAAATGTTTGGCTTTCTGCCTATTCAGGCAACATTTGCTTTATATTTATTGCTTCCTTTTGCTTATATGGCATTCCAACAGCTTAGTGATTTAACGATACTAACAAGCAAGATGTAGAGGAGGGAATTCGATGGAAAATATATCGGTATTCCTGAAAACAACGATATCCATCCTTATTACGCTGGCGATTATTACCTCCGGCATGTTTTTATGGAGCGCTTCGCAGCCGGTGCTGCAGCTTGCCAATGGACAAGCTGCTGCTCAGGCGAGAGAGCTAACGGAGCAGCAATATTCAGCGTATGACAATCAGCTCGTCAGCGGTTCGCAAATTGTAACCGCCTATCGACGTTATGCGACGCATGAGGGATTCGTTCTGTATGTTCAGTTTTATAAAAATGGGACCTACACCAATTTCGGGATGAGGCCAGACGAAATATCGAGTGCTTGCAAAAATTTTAATTATTCGTCCGGGCGTATAGAGGAAGGTATTTCTTATAATTGTTATGCCGATGAGGATGATTTGACGAGCAGTTATAGCTCGTATTATATCGCTCCCCAGTCCCGGTTCCGAGCGACGCTAATTAAGGATGCAAACAACACGATTCAAGCTATTTATTTTCGATCGCAATAGTATGCAAGACCAATATATTTATAAAGGATGAGTAAAATGGAAAATATTTCAACAGGGTTAAAGTGGGTTATTGGGGTTATCGTTACGATTCTCATCATAGCCGCAGCAGTGAGTATTTATCTCGTCATTAATGGATATTTCAACCGGGCGCAAGAGCAGACGCTCGCCCAGACGAAGCTGATTAATCAGGCAGAATTCAGTGGCTATGACAATAAAGACGTCTCGGGGCAGGATGTTATTAATGCGTCCACTCGTTATAGTGGTCGTCCTCAGTTTTCTATTTTTATTAAAACGGGGGAAAACACAACAGGATTTTATGCTAAAAATAACTATAGTATTTGTTATGAGGCTCCATATAGTACGAGCACTACTAATTTCTTTGTAAATGTATCTGAATATGAATGTCAAACGGGGCAACAAATTGATGTTTCTACTATGCAGGATCAAACGAAAAGCACAAATTATATTAATACAACTGCGGTGTTCACCTCACGAACCTTTAAGGACAAAAACGGAGAAGTCAGGCTAATTTATTTTGATCAAAAGAAGTAGGTTAATCCATGAACACAACACGACAATTTTTATTCACCTTGTTCGCATGGTTTCTCTTTATGATGGGCGGCTTTGTCTTTTTGAAAAATGAGAGCAACCAGTTGGAGCAACTGCCTATCCTTGACTCGACAACACCTTATGTATCTACAGCTTTATATAAAGGTACAGGGAACCTGAATCAAATTAACGGAGATCAGGTCATAGGCATGGTACCTTTTGCTCTGAATGGCGAGTACACTTTATCAATTGATGGCATTCGGGTGGATGCTGACACGGATATTGAGGACATCGATCTTCGAGGGGTGTCAGGATTAAGCTATACCTTATCAGTAACGAGAACGAATGGCAAAATTACAGCAGTTCGCGCCAGTCACTGATGGAA
This window encodes:
- a CDS encoding pilus assembly protein CpaF — encoded protein: MINFILIVIVVIAIIGFLYFWMTKRNSKEESANYLKYDMNEIVVFIRKAFEEIIASSLYEGSPGVEEYNRRKARRRELQKALRSCMHGDLSAKKFVKLYMRDLLLNTYGLNETNVNTVIRFDNMDKLSSQDCFEILLHVFQKDHRQEAFNKLIDKYDLDQLVKLEDGSKGYRITEEQIRSIYLAEKPRLTFQDKVDIIVQRAYQIYKGLGAIDELRDQNIDGINGGTSGMPPDVVQNIDINNYVNQQRFIARSYDAIWIFYRGKSLQLEFLSFGSEQELKRVCQNIYGFGNPGQLNEARGYIINDMADGSRVVVVRPKMAESWAFFVRKFNDSLTDLEEQIKDEGSELVINMLIYLILGHQVTAITGRQGSGKTTLLKALIKYIYAKNIRIQETSFEIWARKMYPHKNILSFRETPTVSGQDGLDVQKKTDGAVNIVGEAATHSVVSYVIQAAQVASEYTLFTHHGKTLANLINALRNSLIASGAFSNEKIAESQVVEALGFNVHLVLRSGKRFVERITEIIPVDTQYEYPKTYKEAENVTDKLDAFMDTMTEYFGRVTDRQSYQYRDVIVWENDKYVVKDRITARKAEEMLKNMDHDDAESFKAFLLAHWGEAA